The following are from one region of the Amycolatopsis lurida genome:
- a CDS encoding zinc finger domain-containing protein, with the protein MSTLHAVMNRSDVRGLLIRHTGAHASEDVVSAWESGLAGYSLAECHRAFVALGPAARRATPSEIAGRCDAARDRDTGEPTPVQSAASPRATSRDYYRQAGMLGIRAVYAAMGWKRNPDHDLARSVACPFCKARAWAVCGPLSRNRAGVREMRDPVHRMHPSRLRRAQTELERANATPEQETTR; encoded by the coding sequence ATGAGCACGCTGCACGCGGTGATGAACCGCAGCGACGTGCGCGGCCTGCTGATCCGGCACACCGGCGCACACGCGTCAGAGGACGTCGTCTCGGCTTGGGAGTCCGGCCTCGCCGGCTACAGCCTCGCCGAGTGCCATCGCGCCTTCGTCGCACTCGGCCCGGCCGCGCGGCGGGCGACACCATCCGAGATCGCAGGTCGTTGCGACGCGGCCCGCGACCGCGACACGGGCGAACCCACGCCGGTTCAGTCCGCGGCTTCACCACGCGCGACCAGCCGCGACTACTACCGGCAAGCCGGGATGCTCGGAATCCGGGCGGTGTACGCGGCGATGGGCTGGAAACGCAACCCGGACCACGACCTCGCCCGCTCCGTGGCCTGCCCGTTCTGCAAGGCACGAGCCTGGGCGGTGTGCGGGCCGCTCTCGCGCAACCGAGCAGGCGTCCGGGAGATGCGCGACCCCGTGCACCGGATGCACCCCTCCCGCCTCCGCCGCGCCCAAACCGAACTCGAGCGCGCCAACGCCACACCCGAACAGGAGACCACCCGATGA
- a CDS encoding DUF7341 domain-containing protein — MTSTLTPHTAEEHQTDPLAARLAFDAAIDQLIQPNMHTLLRDSGAVERALAPCLIDQLVTATQPGTERTGGSARGSRPPASLNALALVAEISQTLRGALAALGHDLFGTGARPSLTGQLRLWASHAGAWQLEDVDYLAYAAQEAERWVAAGRSVLNPAPAYRLRGHACPTCRHTTVLVWSDTEQEWLRRPALSVDTDRVETVCAACDSRWGLEHWAQLGQVLDSQRAETLALDCE, encoded by the coding sequence ATGACCAGCACCCTCACCCCTCACACGGCCGAGGAACATCAAACCGACCCGCTGGCCGCTCGGCTGGCCTTCGACGCCGCGATCGATCAACTCATCCAGCCGAACATGCACACCCTGCTCCGCGACTCCGGAGCCGTGGAACGCGCTCTCGCACCGTGCCTAATCGACCAGCTGGTGACCGCGACCCAGCCGGGCACCGAACGCACAGGCGGCTCCGCGCGAGGATCACGGCCACCCGCCTCCCTGAACGCGCTCGCGCTGGTCGCCGAGATCAGCCAGACCCTCCGGGGAGCCCTGGCAGCTCTGGGACACGACCTCTTCGGAACCGGCGCGCGACCGTCCCTCACCGGACAGCTGAGGTTGTGGGCCTCGCACGCGGGGGCCTGGCAACTGGAGGACGTCGATTACCTCGCCTACGCGGCCCAGGAGGCAGAGCGGTGGGTGGCCGCTGGCCGATCGGTGCTCAATCCCGCCCCGGCCTACCGGCTGCGCGGGCACGCGTGCCCCACCTGCCGACACACAACGGTTCTCGTGTGGTCTGACACCGAGCAGGAATGGCTGCGCCGCCCAGCGCTCTCTGTGGACACTGACCGCGTGGAAACGGTGTGCGCGGCCTGCGATTCGCGGTGGGGCCTGGAACATTGGGCCCAGCTCGGTCAGGTGCTGGACAGCCAGCGGGCGGAAACCCTTGCCCTGGACTGTGAATAG
- a CDS encoding DUF932 domain-containing protein, whose product MRDAWCTLATQVNGSRTAAELVTKAGLKDWDVRPEPAFAFVPTGACVECGKAIGVKHKADCFLGEAEPGEEFDGKVDENDTTEPMEIPGYYALVRTNPSTGRREAIGGSARQFTPAAIEDRAQMLTDMAKQLNAKYGAAGPLWSNTAGFVSIRQADPIKVGKVDELEMRVVVVCSLLPGKPSQVLFSPVRPASATVQHFGLAPQSLDAVSNPSSRLSEGSQAIAAAQAAVEEVTERAGKLLAAKMTLTAFGELCNELWKPPSDTANTWLKEQHKVRKSMLEMLFFGDYDMFAGIGRTRWAAWQAIQTVAEHMPHVPIKDDDKDAELARRAEQALFGRSASIAAEALRKLEK is encoded by the coding sequence GTGCGCGATGCTTGGTGCACCCTGGCTACCCAGGTCAATGGGTCGCGCACGGCGGCCGAGTTGGTCACGAAGGCGGGTTTGAAGGACTGGGATGTCCGCCCGGAGCCTGCGTTCGCGTTCGTGCCGACTGGTGCGTGCGTCGAGTGCGGCAAGGCGATAGGCGTGAAACACAAGGCGGACTGTTTCCTGGGTGAGGCCGAGCCGGGCGAGGAGTTCGACGGCAAGGTCGATGAGAACGACACGACCGAGCCGATGGAGATTCCGGGCTACTACGCGCTGGTGCGCACCAATCCGAGCACAGGTAGGCGCGAGGCGATCGGGGGTTCGGCTCGGCAGTTCACGCCCGCCGCGATCGAGGACCGCGCGCAGATGCTCACCGACATGGCCAAGCAGCTGAACGCGAAGTACGGTGCCGCTGGTCCATTGTGGAGCAACACGGCTGGGTTCGTGTCGATCCGGCAGGCCGACCCAATCAAGGTCGGCAAGGTCGACGAACTGGAGATGCGCGTGGTGGTGGTGTGCTCGCTCCTGCCGGGCAAGCCGTCGCAGGTGCTGTTCTCGCCGGTACGTCCGGCGTCGGCAACGGTGCAGCATTTCGGCTTGGCGCCGCAGAGCCTGGATGCGGTGTCGAATCCGAGTTCGCGGCTGTCTGAGGGCAGTCAGGCGATCGCGGCGGCACAGGCCGCCGTGGAAGAGGTCACGGAGCGCGCGGGCAAGCTGCTGGCCGCGAAAATGACGCTGACCGCCTTCGGGGAACTGTGCAACGAGTTGTGGAAGCCGCCGTCGGACACGGCGAACACCTGGTTGAAGGAACAGCACAAGGTCCGTAAGTCGATGCTGGAGATGCTGTTCTTCGGCGACTACGACATGTTCGCCGGAATCGGCAGGACTCGATGGGCCGCGTGGCAGGCAATCCAGACCGTCGCCGAGCACATGCCGCACGTGCCGATCAAGGATGATGACAAGGACGCCGAGCTTGCCCGCCGTGCCGAGCAAGCCTTGTTCGGCCGGTCGGCCAGCATTGCGGCGGAAGCACTGCGGAAGCTGGAGAAGTGA